From a region of the Mercurialis annua linkage group LG1-X, ddMerAnnu1.2, whole genome shotgun sequence genome:
- the LOC126665747 gene encoding subtilisin-like protease SBT3, giving the protein MATHYNILYFLCISLINFSLFIPTFAQTDNYIVHMDLSAMPKPFRSHHSWYSAVLSSSKLLYTYTHVINGFSAHLSLSELEALKHSPGYISATKDLPVKLDTTRSPTFLGLHGNSGTWQRTNYGEGVIIGVVDTGIWPESESFSEKGMSEIPKRWKGECESGRDFNSSMCNKKLIGAKFFNRALVAKTPNITISMNSSRDTNGHGTHTSSTAAGNFAEGASFFGYAAGTASGVAPKAHVAMYKAVWEEGVFTADLIAAIDQAIMDGVDVISISFGLDGVPLYEDFIALATFAAVEKNIFVSTSAGNDGPFLHTLHNGIPWVLTVAAGTLDREFSAVLTLENGVSVTGQSVYPGSYSSNRTPIVFLGSCLDSKEVIKAGPKIVVCEDKNASLDDQFDNLKHANITGGVFITDEIDLELFIQSGFPAIFVSRNDGKPIKDFIKSRKSPQAKMEFRKTSLGIKLAPSLTSYSSRGPSPSCPYVMKPDIMAPGSLILAAWPQNVEAVSINSKPQFSSFNILAGTSMSCPHLSGVAALVKKAHPDWSPAAIRSAMMTTADTEDHTSTPIKDIGNKNQPATPLGMGAGEVNASKALDPGLIYDMNTTDYVNLLCALNLTQKQIKIITKSSSNDCSSPSLDINYPSFIAFFNPNDIRSLIIVQEFHRTVTNVGEGMLNYSAKLTAIDGVKVSVVPDKLEFTGKNEKLSYKLVIEGPAMVKDRVAFGYLRWVDSEGKYSVKSPIVVTTLSSELVSS; this is encoded by the coding sequence ATGGCTACACATTACAATATtctgtattttttatgtatatctCTTATCAATTTCTCACTCTTCATCCCTACATTTGCACAAACAGACAATTATATTGTTCACATGGACTTGTCCGCCATGCCCAAACCCTTTCGTAGCCATCATAGTTGGTACTCAGCAGTTCTGTCTTCTTCTAAACTTCTTTATACTTATACTCATGTCATCAATGGTTTTAGTGCTCATCTCTCGCTTTCTGAGCTCGAGGCATTGAAACATTCTCCAGGGTACATTTCTGCCACTAAAGACTTGCCTGTCAAACTCGACACGACTCGGTCCCCTACGTTTCTTGGCCTCCACGGCAACTCAGGGACGTGGCAGCGGACGAATTACGGAGAGGGTGTGATTATCGGGGTTGTGGATACCGGTATATGGCCGGAAAGTGAGAGTTTCAGTGAGAAAGGAATGTCGGAGATTCCGAAAAGATGGAAAGGAGAATGTGAAAGTGGCAGGGACTTCAATTCTTCAATGTGCAACAAGAAACTTATTGGAGCTAAATTTTTTAACAGAGCTTTAGTTGCCAAAACTCCTAACATCACCATTTCTATGAATTCGAGTCGCGACACCAACGGCCACGGGACCCACACGTCCAGCACGGCGGCTGGAAATTTCGCGGAAGGTGCCTCTTTCTTCGGCTACGCTGCCGGAACTGCTAGCGGTGTGGCTCCGAAGGCTCATGTGGCTATGTATAAAGCTGTCTGGGAAGAAGGTGTGTTTACAGCTGATTTAATTGCTGCAATTGATCAAGCTATAATGGACGGCGTGGATGTAATTTCCATTTCGTTCGGCTTGGATGGTGTTCCTTTGTACGAAGACTTTATTGCCCTGGCTACATTTGCTGCCGTAGAGAAGAACATTTTCGTATCCACTTCAGCAGGAAATGATGGCCCTTTTCTTCACACATTACACAATGGTATCCCTTGGGTTCTAACCGTTGCTGCTGGTACGCTCGACCGCGAATTCAGCGCGGTTTTGACCCTCGAAAATGGTGTTTCCGTCACCGGCCAGTCTGTTTACCCTGGAAGTTACTCTTCTAACCGAACTCCAATTGTTTTCTTGGGTTCATGTCTTGATTCCAAGGAGGTGATTAAGGCAGGACCAAAAATTGTAGTGTGTGAAGATAAAAACGCTTCTCTGGATGACCAATTTGATAACCTGAAACATGCTAATATCACCGGAGGTGTCTTCATAACCGATGAAATCGACCTTGAATTATTTATTCAAAGTGGATTTCCGGCAATTTTCGTAAGCCGAAACGACGGAAAGCCAATTAAGGATTTCATCAAGAGCCGAAAAAGCCCACAAGCGAAAATGGAATTTCGGAAGACAAGTTTGGGGATCAAATTAGCTCCGAGTCTGACTAGCTACAGCTCGAGAGGACCATCGCCGAGTTGTCCGTACGTTATGAAACCTGACATTATGGCTCCCGGTTCGTTAATCTTAGCCGCATGGCCTCAAAACGTCGAAGCCGTAAGCATCAACTCTAAACCGCAATTCAGCAGTTTCAACATACTGGCTGGAACATCAATGTCTTGTCCACATTTATCAGGAGTGGCGGCGCTCGTAAAAAAGGCGCATCCTGATTGGAGCCCGGCCGCGATCCGCTCAGCCATGATGACGACTGCTGATACAGAAGATCACACTTCCACGCCTATCAAAGACATCGGCAATAAAAACCAGCCTGCAACTCCATTAGGCATGGGCGCGGGCGAGGTTAACGCTAGCAAGGCGCTAGACCCCGGTCTGATTTACGACATGAACACAACCGATTACGTGAACCTCCTCTGCGCATTAAATCTCACGCAAAAGCAAATAAAGATAATCACAAAATCATCTTCTAATGACTGTTCTTCGCCGTCGTTAGACATTAATTACCCGTCTTTTATTGCCTTCTTTAACCCAAACGACATTAGAAGTTTGATCATTGTACAAGAGTTTCACCGGACAGTGACCAATGTAGGAGAAGGAATGTTAAATTACAGTGCAAAATTGACGGCCATTGATGGAGTAAAGGTGAGTGTGGTGCCAGACAAGTTAGAGTTTACAGGCAAGAACGAGAAGCTGAGTTATAAATTAGTGATAGAAGGTCCGGCAATGGTGAAAGACAGAGTAGCTTTTGGTTATCTTAGGTGGGTTGACAGTGAAGGTAAATACAGTGTGAAGAGTCCTATAGTGGTTACAACATTGAGTTCAGAGTTAGTTTCTTCTTAA
- the LOC126655334 gene encoding uncharacterized protein LOC126655334, translating into MLDNGDTCFLSNIKRYKQVPEVTLHQAMNKEFKGFECYFKATIEEIENKRSGWYSSCKRCTSMVFPTAIEDKHKCSKCNNDDAKFIDRYMLKFRVSDGDNKVRITIFENSEILLGCSVSQYKNLIKVYEKREDCKYYKKLAEMKEKEYYFLIRLSNNDKEKTHLRAFIAVEIQEIDKVEKIINIEDEDGDEEIYWLIASPKADCRSGG; encoded by the exons ATGTTGGACAATGGTGATACATGTTTcttatcaaatataaaaagatataaacaagTACCTGAAGTTACTCTACACCAAGCAATGAATAAAGAATTTAAg ggGTTTGAATGTTATTTCAAAGCAACAATTGAAGAGATCGAAAATAAACGATCTGGTTGGTATAGTTCTTGTAAAAGATGCACGAGTATGGTTTTTCCGACTGCAATTGAGGACAAACATAAGTGCTCTAAATGTAATAATGATGATGCCAAATTTATTGATag GTATATGTTGAAGTTTCGAGTGAGCGATGGAGATAATAAAGTGCGAATCACTATATTTGAAAATAGTGAAATATTATTAGGATGTTCAGTGAgccaatataaaaatttgataaagGTATAT gAAAAAAGAGAGGACTgtaaatactataaaaaattGGCCGAGATGAAAGAAAAGGAATATTACTTTCTTATTCGATTGAGCAATAATGATAAAGAAAAGACACATTTGAGAGCTTTTATCGCTGTGGAAATACAAGAAATTGATAAAGTTGAAAAGATAATCAATATTGAAGATGAAGATGGAGATGAAGAG ATTTATTGGCTCATAGCCTCTCCTAAGGCAGATTGCAGAAGTGGTGGttag